Proteins encoded within one genomic window of Streptomyces kaniharaensis:
- a CDS encoding cysteine hydrolase family protein, whose product MNNALLVIDVQESFRRRENWAAVSNPEIVERVNELVDHARAQGDLVVWVLHSEPGTGTVFDPALGHVHLMDGLVPADGEPVITKTSHNAFTTTNLQQLLTQHGIRELVVSGIRTEQCCETTTRVAADLGYDVTFVTDATATHPIEHRDAPAGRSLDEILADPRTLSTDEVIARTEYALAGRFARVTTVKELTGS is encoded by the coding sequence ATGAACAACGCACTCCTCGTCATCGACGTCCAGGAATCCTTCCGCCGGCGCGAGAACTGGGCGGCCGTCTCCAACCCGGAAATCGTCGAGCGGGTGAACGAGCTCGTCGACCACGCCCGGGCGCAGGGGGACCTCGTCGTCTGGGTCCTGCACTCCGAGCCGGGCACCGGAACGGTCTTCGACCCGGCCCTCGGGCACGTCCACCTGATGGACGGGCTGGTCCCGGCCGATGGCGAACCCGTCATCACCAAGACCTCCCACAACGCCTTCACCACCACCAACCTCCAGCAGCTGCTCACCCAGCACGGCATCCGCGAACTGGTCGTCAGCGGCATCCGCACCGAGCAGTGCTGCGAGACCACCACCCGGGTCGCCGCCGACCTCGGCTACGACGTCACCTTCGTTACCGACGCCACCGCCACCCACCCGATCGAGCACCGCGACGCGCCCGCGGGGCGCAGCCTCGACGAGATCCTCGCCGACCCGCGCACCCTGTCCACGGACGAGGTCATCGCCCGCACCGAGTACGCGCTGGCGGGCCGCTTCGCCCGCGTCACCACCGTGAAGGAGCTGACCGGATCGTGA
- a CDS encoding cadmium resistance transporter encodes MSTAAWATAAAGAFGATNIDNLVALTAQLSRPAVEGEQRLGLRHALRGQYLALLVLLLVAVLGAAGLLLLPHRVAALLGVVPLVLGIRQLVRRGGPAASGPGPARSGTRAVALLSITCGADNVAVYSPLLAQARFPDALVVAVVIAVLVAPMSVLAWWLARGGVRLAGLGAVGDRVFPVCLITVGLLVLSGAVA; translated from the coding sequence ATGAGCACGGCCGCCTGGGCGACGGCTGCGGCGGGCGCGTTCGGTGCCACCAACATCGACAACCTGGTGGCGCTGACGGCGCAGCTGTCCCGGCCGGCCGTCGAGGGCGAGCAGCGGCTGGGACTGCGGCACGCGTTGCGCGGGCAGTACCTGGCCCTGCTCGTCCTTCTGCTCGTCGCCGTGCTCGGGGCCGCCGGGCTGCTGCTCCTGCCGCACCGGGTCGCCGCGCTGCTCGGCGTCGTCCCGCTCGTGCTGGGAATCCGCCAACTCGTCCGCCGGGGCGGCCCTGCGGCATCCGGGCCCGGCCCAGCGAGGTCCGGCACCCGGGCGGTGGCGCTGCTCTCGATCACCTGCGGCGCCGACAACGTCGCGGTCTACAGCCCGCTGCTCGCGCAGGCCCGGTTCCCTGACGCCCTGGTCGTCGCCGTCGTTATCGCCGTCCTGGTGGCGCCGATGTCCGTCCTGGCCTGGTGGCTCGCACGTGGCGGGGTCCGGCTGGCCGGGCTCGGGGCGGTGGGCGACCGGGTATTCCCGGTCTGCCTCATCACGGTCGGCCTGCTCGTCCTGAGCGGGGCGGTGGCCTGA
- a CDS encoding formylglycine-generating enzyme family protein has translation MTQRPATAAPPTRPPAKGMVWVPGGTFLMGSPDFYPEERPVHPVRVDGFWMDEKPVTVARFRRFVKETGHRTVAERPLEPSAYPEVDRELLVPGALVFRPTRGPVPLDDFHRWWEYVPGACWRHPDGPGSTLNGRELHPVTQVSFEDARAYAAWAGKRLPTEAEWECAARGGLEGATYCWGEEFTRKGRYLANTWHGRFPWENLALDGFEGTSPVASFPPNGYGLYDMAGNVWEWTIDYYTGVHPGPAPRSCCAPHNPRSVTPVERLSENGFHRRVVKGGSFLCAPNYCLRYRPAARQGQTEDTATCHLGFRCVLDAHTAEGSWPPPGPARSGDSSSVTSCQRSG, from the coding sequence ATGACGCAGAGGCCCGCCACCGCGGCCCCGCCGACGCGCCCGCCGGCCAAGGGCATGGTGTGGGTACCGGGCGGGACGTTCCTGATGGGGTCGCCCGACTTCTACCCGGAGGAGCGGCCGGTCCACCCCGTCCGGGTGGACGGCTTCTGGATGGACGAGAAGCCCGTCACGGTCGCCCGGTTCCGCAGGTTCGTGAAGGAGACCGGCCACCGGACGGTCGCCGAGCGGCCGCTGGAGCCGTCGGCCTATCCCGAGGTGGACCGGGAGCTGCTGGTCCCTGGGGCGCTGGTGTTCCGCCCGACCCGCGGCCCCGTGCCGCTCGACGACTTCCACCGCTGGTGGGAGTACGTACCCGGGGCCTGCTGGAGGCACCCCGACGGGCCCGGCAGCACGCTGAACGGCCGTGAGTTGCACCCGGTCACCCAGGTGTCGTTCGAGGACGCGAGGGCGTACGCGGCCTGGGCCGGCAAGCGGCTGCCGACGGAGGCGGAGTGGGAGTGCGCCGCCCGGGGCGGGCTGGAGGGTGCGACGTACTGCTGGGGCGAGGAGTTCACCCGCAAGGGGCGGTACCTCGCCAACACCTGGCACGGGCGGTTCCCCTGGGAGAACCTCGCGCTCGACGGATTCGAGGGCACGTCCCCGGTCGCCTCGTTCCCGCCGAACGGCTACGGCCTGTACGACATGGCCGGGAACGTCTGGGAGTGGACCATCGACTACTACACCGGCGTCCACCCGGGCCCCGCCCCCCGCTCCTGCTGCGCACCGCACAACCCGCGGTCCGTGACGCCGGTGGAGCGTCTGTCGGAGAACGGCTTCCACCGCCGGGTGGTGAAGGGCGGCTCGTTCCTGTGCGCCCCCAACTACTGCCTGCGCTACCGGCCGGCGGCCAGACAGGGGCAGACCGAGGACACGGCGACCTGCCACCTGGGGTTCCGCTGCGTCCTCGACGCGCACACCGCGGAGGGAAGCTGGCCGCCACCTGGTCCGGCCCGGTCGGGTGATTCCTCCTCGGTCACTTCGTGCCAGAGGAGTGGATAG